The following are encoded in a window of Risungbinella massiliensis genomic DNA:
- a CDS encoding DUF523 domain-containing protein has translation MILVSSCLAGFEVRYNGSHCLDNSVQSLIKSGQAIAICPELMGGFSTPREPAEIVGGTGEDVLKGTAKVLEKSGRDVTDLYLKGAYETLKKAKEVNATIVVLKEYSPSCGSKVIYNGEFKNEKMAGNGVTTALLLKNHIRVISEENLPNILPEI, from the coding sequence ATGATCTTAGTAAGTTCTTGTCTAGCTGGCTTTGAGGTAAGGTATAACGGATCACATTGTTTAGATAATAGTGTGCAATCTTTGATAAAAAGTGGACAAGCAATAGCTATTTGTCCTGAATTAATGGGAGGGTTTTCTACTCCAAGAGAACCTGCTGAAATAGTGGGGGGAACTGGGGAGGATGTTCTCAAAGGAACAGCAAAAGTACTGGAGAAGTCAGGTAGGGATGTAACAGATCTCTATTTAAAAGGTGCTTATGAGACACTAAAAAAAGCCAAAGAAGTAAATGCGACGATAGTTGTCTTAAAAGAATATAGTCCCTCTTGCGGAAGTAAAGTGATTTATAATGGGGAATTCAAGAATGAAAAGATGGCTGGCAATGGTGTAACGACTGCTTTGCTCTTAAAAAACCATATTAGAGTTATATCAGAAGAAAATCTTCCTAATATACTTCCTGAGATATAG
- a CDS encoding NUDIX hydrolase, producing MKKERFCVPVTIHVFFRKGDQILLLRRFQTGYQDGNYSVVAGHLDGDETVIQAAIREAKEEAGVDIEETDVHMVGVMHRRSDSERIDFFAEITKWSGEIENREPNKCDDLRFFPVEELPVNTIPYVRQAISNYLQNKWFDLAEW from the coding sequence ATGAAGAAAGAGCGTTTTTGTGTTCCTGTCACCATCCATGTATTTTTCCGAAAAGGGGATCAAATCCTTTTATTGAGACGTTTTCAGACAGGCTATCAAGATGGGAATTATAGTGTGGTAGCTGGTCATTTGGATGGGGATGAAACGGTGATCCAAGCAGCGATTCGAGAGGCAAAAGAAGAGGCAGGGGTAGATATAGAGGAAACAGATGTACATATGGTTGGGGTAATGCATCGTCGCTCTGATTCCGAGCGGATTGACTTTTTTGCTGAGATCACCAAGTGGTCAGGCGAGATTGAAAATCGAGAACCGAATAAATGCGATGATCTCCGCTTTTTCCCTGTTGAGGAGCTTCCGGTGAACACAATACCATACGTACGTCAAGCAATCTCGAACTATCTCCAAAACAAATGGTTTGATCTGGCGGAATGGTAG
- a CDS encoding GNAT family N-acetyltransferase, which produces MDFRLRTMKPQDSQLLHTFLEHSISFPEDQEWTEETKKEAIDRYLNNWGQMGDIGFIIELKASKEPIGAAWFREFSSNSPGLAYVDEKTPEVSIMVLPEYRGAGLSYDLLRKLIDQASMEGYPALSLNVNKQDPELELYQKLDFEMVRETSNTQVLKRAL; this is translated from the coding sequence ATGGATTTTCGATTACGTACAATGAAACCACAAGATTCACAACTGCTTCATACTTTCTTGGAACATTCTATCTCGTTCCCAGAAGACCAAGAGTGGACAGAAGAAACAAAAAAAGAAGCAATTGATCGGTATCTGAACAACTGGGGACAAATGGGCGATATCGGGTTTATCATTGAACTGAAGGCGAGCAAGGAACCAATTGGAGCTGCATGGTTCCGTGAGTTCTCGTCTAACAGCCCAGGGTTAGCCTATGTTGATGAAAAAACTCCAGAAGTCTCGATCATGGTGCTTCCAGAATACCGTGGAGCAGGTCTAAGTTATGATTTATTACGCAAATTGATTGATCAAGCTAGTATGGAAGGATACCCAGCTCTTTCTCTTAATGTGAACAAACAAGATCCAGAGCTGGAGTTATATCAAAAACTAGACTTTGAGATGGTACGCGAAACAAGCAATACTCAAGTATTAAAACGTGCACTATAA
- a CDS encoding ADP-ribosylglycohydrolase family protein: MMLKERQLGALWGFLIGDAVGVPYEFTSADLLPPMDQLEMTPPTGFVRSYPNIPSGTWSDDGAHVLCLLDSLIERSHLDLDHLATTLLQWYQQGKWAVDQNVFDIGIQTATSLRAFDRGVAADQAGFVRPDGKGNGSLMRVLSLALWHQGSDQSLIEDAHRQSLPTHGHILNQVCCALYALWVRAVLAEGEIEASYHQAVAKLRQYYTHKSEYLKQLEYNVRPDEEPVSDGGGYVVTTLQSVRIAVRQPDFRSVVQKAISLGEDTDTNAAIAGGLFGAKVGMNGLPKGWLEQMRGKELVGGLVKKWLG; this comes from the coding sequence ATGATGTTAAAAGAGAGACAGTTAGGGGCTTTGTGGGGTTTTTTGATTGGAGATGCCGTAGGGGTACCTTATGAGTTTACCTCAGCGGATCTGTTACCGCCGATGGACCAGTTAGAGATGACTCCACCAACCGGGTTTGTCCGAAGCTATCCAAATATTCCGAGCGGAACTTGGTCGGATGATGGGGCACATGTTCTATGTCTATTGGATAGTTTAATTGAGCGATCTCATCTAGATCTCGATCATCTAGCGACCACCTTACTCCAGTGGTATCAGCAAGGTAAATGGGCAGTAGATCAAAATGTGTTTGATATTGGAATTCAGACGGCAACTTCCCTCCGAGCTTTTGATCGAGGAGTTGCGGCGGATCAAGCCGGATTTGTTCGTCCAGACGGCAAAGGAAATGGTTCCCTGATGCGAGTTCTTTCTCTTGCACTCTGGCATCAAGGTAGTGATCAGAGTCTAATAGAAGATGCCCATCGCCAATCGCTTCCAACTCATGGTCATATCTTGAATCAAGTCTGCTGTGCCCTTTATGCCCTATGGGTGCGAGCGGTATTAGCAGAAGGTGAGATCGAAGCGTCCTACCACCAAGCAGTAGCAAAGCTTCGGCAGTATTATACCCATAAGTCTGAATATCTGAAGCAGTTGGAATACAATGTACGTCCAGATGAAGAGCCAGTTAGTGATGGGGGAGGTTATGTGGTTACCACCCTACAAAGTGTACGGATTGCTGTTCGCCAACCTGATTTTCGTAGTGTGGTCCAAAAGGCGATCTCCCTAGGTGAGGACACGGACACCAATGCTGCCATCGCTGGGGGTCTGTTCGGAGCGAAAGTAGGAATGAATGGCTTACCTAAGGGGTGGTTGGAGCAGATGAGGGGGAAAGAGCTAGTAGGAGGTTTGGTGAAAAAATGGCTTGGGTGA
- a CDS encoding DUF4871 domain-containing protein has translation MKKSLIIVSTLFILVTGCSTETAISEEKNTNPKMTNSLTPDAPPPFFQLSDIQNVLWQESPIFTYEGIELRGTPDKIGILSTPWKAGKPNKYMWHFFGDHLPSGTLTVVAVHKESNQVSKALIQADSLEQVWSTYPLPESTGNHRDLPASMMLPKKGMWVLNAYIEEKLYEQVIVKVE, from the coding sequence ATGAAAAAGTCCTTGATCATCGTTTCTACCCTCTTCATTTTAGTGACAGGATGTAGCACAGAGACCGCCATTTCAGAGGAAAAGAACACAAATCCTAAAATGACCAATTCTCTAACACCTGATGCACCTCCACCCTTTTTTCAACTATCTGATATACAAAACGTCCTCTGGCAAGAGAGTCCCATCTTCACTTATGAGGGGATCGAACTAAGAGGTACACCAGACAAAATAGGCATTCTCTCTACTCCTTGGAAAGCAGGGAAACCCAATAAATATATGTGGCACTTTTTCGGGGATCACTTACCTAGTGGTACTCTCACCGTCGTAGCAGTACACAAAGAGAGCAATCAAGTAAGCAAAGCTCTAATCCAAGCAGACTCTCTGGAACAAGTCTGGTCCACCTACCCTCTGCCAGAATCGACAGGAAATCATCGTGACCTTCCTGCTAGCATGATGCTTCCTAAAAAAGGGATGTGGGTGCTAAACGCTTATATTGAAGAAAAGCTTTATGAACAAGTGATAGTAAAAGTGGAGTAG
- a CDS encoding YolD-like family protein — protein MSNQLHRGNLLWEGSRMFLPEHREMLMEQRQKKREYQAPELSEDQWEEMSYLLQEALAEGRPLLVTYATRYAPEQFCGFVEKVDQWRQQIQICNGEQEKVIPFAKLLGMEWP, from the coding sequence ATGAGCAACCAACTACACCGTGGCAATCTCCTTTGGGAGGGTAGTCGTATGTTTTTACCAGAACATCGCGAAATGCTAATGGAGCAACGCCAGAAAAAACGAGAATACCAAGCACCTGAATTGAGCGAAGACCAATGGGAAGAGATGAGCTATCTACTCCAAGAAGCATTAGCCGAAGGACGTCCCCTTCTCGTTACTTACGCCACCCGCTACGCTCCTGAGCAATTTTGTGGGTTTGTGGAAAAAGTAGACCAATGGCGGCAGCAAATCCAAATTTGCAATGGTGAACAAGAGAAAGTGATCCCTTTTGCCAAACTACTAGGAATGGAATGGCCGTAG
- a CDS encoding DNA polymerase IV: protein MVFLVDMQSFYASIEKAEHPELRNRPVVVSGDPERRGGVVLAACPIAKSYGIRNAETLWEAQQACPEVVVVRPRMEIYVKTSIQLTEILERFSDKVEPYSIDEQFIDVRGSEKLFGEPNEIAKKIQAAIQQELGLYARVGMGPNKVLAKMACDHFAKKNKSGIFELNYENLRNELWPKPISNLFGVGSRMRRHFEKMGIRTIGNLAQYPLERLKRRWGINGHVLWMTANGIDHSPVTTRSFQKRKAIGHNMTLPRDYRTEEEIQVVILELCEEVCRRARKHRLMGRTISVGSRGAIYEIPTGFHRQMTLGDATNDTMTIFHHAWELFLQFWDEQPVRSLGVQLGQLESDQTIQLNLFQDRDKEMRIGYTMDAIKERFGPTSILRASSLLPASQANERARKIGGHYK from the coding sequence ATGGTTTTCCTCGTTGATATGCAATCATTCTACGCCAGTATCGAGAAAGCCGAACATCCTGAGCTACGGAATCGACCAGTGGTAGTCTCTGGAGATCCCGAGCGACGTGGTGGGGTGGTACTCGCCGCTTGTCCAATTGCAAAGTCCTATGGAATTCGTAATGCTGAGACACTATGGGAAGCACAACAAGCTTGTCCCGAAGTAGTAGTGGTACGTCCACGGATGGAGATTTATGTGAAGACCTCCATCCAACTAACAGAGATATTAGAGCGATTTAGCGATAAAGTGGAACCTTACTCGATTGATGAACAGTTTATCGACGTACGTGGGAGTGAAAAGCTATTTGGAGAACCAAATGAAATTGCGAAGAAGATTCAAGCCGCTATTCAACAAGAGTTGGGACTTTATGCACGAGTAGGAATGGGTCCCAACAAGGTCTTAGCCAAGATGGCATGCGATCATTTCGCCAAGAAAAATAAGTCAGGGATCTTTGAACTGAACTATGAGAATTTGCGGAATGAGTTATGGCCAAAGCCAATAAGTAATCTATTTGGAGTGGGTAGCCGGATGCGCCGTCACTTTGAAAAGATGGGAATTCGTACCATTGGCAATCTCGCACAGTATCCACTAGAACGTTTAAAGCGTCGTTGGGGGATTAATGGCCATGTTCTTTGGATGACCGCAAACGGGATCGATCATTCACCAGTCACCACTCGATCATTTCAAAAGCGCAAAGCTATCGGACACAATATGACACTTCCTCGGGATTATCGGACGGAAGAGGAAATCCAAGTGGTGATCCTCGAACTATGCGAAGAGGTCTGCCGACGTGCACGCAAACATCGATTAATGGGGCGTACCATCTCGGTGGGGTCTCGTGGGGCAATCTATGAGATTCCGACTGGGTTTCACCGTCAAATGACACTAGGTGATGCTACCAACGATACGATGACGATCTTCCATCATGCATGGGAGCTGTTTCTTCAATTCTGGGATGAACAACCTGTTCGCTCGCTCGGAGTTCAGCTGGGACAACTAGAGAGCGATCAGACAATTCAACTCAATCTATTTCAAGACCGGGACAAAGAAATGCGGATTGGCTATACAATGGATGCGATCAAAGAACGCTTCGGTCCTACATCGATTCTCCGTGCCAGTTCTCTTCTACCTGCTAGCCAAGCCAATGAACGCGCCCGTAAAATCGGAGGTCACTACAAATGA
- a CDS encoding amidohydrolase: MTSKKILHHFIMPNHLFPHQALEAIYLENGRIQAMGSRKEILLQYGRPDVEKIDLAGGYLTPGLVDSHLHLSLLGQKLLALDLSGASSKQELLERVRATAHQIKPESWIVGQGWNEAEFQGEIPTLEELDQVAPHHPILLIRVCHHVYLANTLASHRAGVRPHEEDPAEGRYGRDLTGRWDGLVYENASFPFHHAIPEPSKLEIKEIFRRAMREALAGGLTGVHTEDMRLVKDAELLNEIMQELHEEGVRLRTHHLIYYPYLEQVEDRTWRRLVDSPFFRVGAIKLFSDGSLGGRTAWLTEPYLDDPNTTGLSIHNDEEIQQIARNANEIGLPIAVHAIGDQATQQVVETMRQIPAPPETTLRHRLIHACILSPELVDQIASLPIIVDLQPLFAQSDRTWLPERLGRKRLAQSFLWKTLLQKGIPCAAGTDAPIEQVAPIYTIQAALRRLDWDGKTSSPESLTWAEILAMYTTGSAYAVGEEKERGKIAVDYYADFTVWDRPIDSETGEYANVTHTICNGEIAYQAE, translated from the coding sequence ATGACATCCAAGAAAATACTTCATCATTTCATCATGCCAAATCATCTATTTCCACACCAAGCTCTAGAAGCTATCTACCTAGAAAACGGCCGTATCCAAGCAATGGGTTCGCGTAAAGAAATTTTGCTCCAGTATGGTCGACCTGATGTGGAGAAGATCGATTTAGCCGGAGGCTATCTTACCCCTGGATTGGTAGATAGTCATCTTCATCTTTCTTTATTAGGGCAAAAGTTACTCGCTCTTGACTTATCAGGTGCTTCTTCCAAACAGGAATTGTTAGAGCGGGTTCGAGCTACCGCCCATCAGATCAAACCTGAGTCTTGGATTGTAGGACAAGGCTGGAATGAGGCAGAGTTTCAAGGGGAGATCCCTACATTGGAGGAGTTAGATCAAGTAGCTCCTCATCACCCGATTTTGCTCATTCGCGTCTGCCACCATGTCTATCTAGCCAATACCTTGGCATCCCATAGAGCAGGAGTACGTCCTCATGAGGAAGACCCAGCAGAAGGTAGGTATGGAAGAGACCTAACAGGACGTTGGGATGGGTTAGTTTATGAGAATGCATCATTTCCGTTTCATCATGCGATCCCGGAGCCGAGCAAATTAGAGATAAAAGAGATTTTTCGTCGGGCGATGCGCGAAGCATTGGCAGGGGGCTTGACTGGAGTACATACGGAAGATATGCGTCTAGTGAAAGATGCGGAGTTGTTAAATGAGATCATGCAGGAACTACACGAAGAAGGAGTACGACTACGTACTCATCATTTAATTTACTATCCTTATCTAGAACAGGTAGAAGATCGAACTTGGCGTAGGTTAGTAGATAGCCCTTTTTTCCGCGTCGGAGCAATTAAGCTTTTTTCCGATGGGTCATTAGGTGGGAGAACCGCATGGCTAACAGAGCCGTATCTAGATGACCCTAACACAACGGGGCTCTCGATCCACAATGATGAAGAGATACAGCAGATTGCTAGAAATGCCAACGAGATTGGTTTACCGATTGCGGTACATGCGATTGGAGATCAAGCGACACAGCAAGTGGTAGAGACGATGCGCCAAATTCCTGCACCTCCAGAGACTACTCTTCGACATCGGCTAATTCATGCTTGTATTTTATCGCCAGAACTTGTCGACCAGATTGCTTCATTACCAATTATCGTGGACCTCCAACCTCTGTTTGCTCAAAGCGATCGTACTTGGCTACCAGAGCGGCTTGGAAGAAAGCGACTTGCACAATCTTTCCTGTGGAAAACACTTTTGCAAAAGGGAATTCCCTGTGCTGCTGGTACTGATGCTCCTATAGAACAAGTAGCCCCTATCTATACCATTCAGGCGGCGCTGCGTAGATTAGACTGGGATGGAAAAACAAGCTCTCCAGAATCGCTGACATGGGCGGAAATTTTGGCAATGTATACAACAGGTAGTGCATATGCAGTAGGAGAAGAAAAGGAACGAGGCAAAATCGCAGTAGACTATTATGCTGATTTCACTGTTTGGGATCGCCCAATAGACTCGGAAACAGGAGAATATGCGAACGTTACACATACGATCTGCAATGGAGAGATAGCATACCAGGCAGAATAG
- a CDS encoding MetS family NSS transporter small subunit, translated as MSISAWIMLILGATLLWGGLAYFLFHAYRANQPK; from the coding sequence ATGAGTATCAGCGCATGGATTATGTTAATATTGGGCGCAACATTGCTTTGGGGTGGTTTAGCTTATTTCCTCTTTCACGCCTATCGAGCCAATCAACCAAAATAG
- a CDS encoding sodium-dependent transporter gives MEQKEQWGSRWGFILAAVGSAVGLGNIWRYPYVAYENGGGAFLVPYLIALFTAGIPILLLEYAIGHKGRGSTPQSLAKLSNKFEWLGWWQVLVSFVIVTYYMVIIGWAASYAYFSIGTQWGNDTEDFFMNQFLHISDDVWSFGGIQWNVLLPVVIIWVLAYFIMRRGIQKGIEVASRILLPILVLMMVLITVRAVTLPGATEGLDVLLTPDFSKMLDPSVWAAAYGQVFFSLSLGMSIMITYASYLKKNSDLSNSGLIAAFANSGFEFLSAIAVFGALGFLAAQQGVSVDEVVSQGIGLAFVVFPNIINAFPGFNAFFGIMFFGCLVFAGFTSAISLLQPGIAAFQQKFGISHKAAINWICGLGFLVTVLYTTNSGLMVLDIVDHFINIFGILFSAFISVILVGWFAKQLRPLQDHINSVSDIRIGSWWVVVLRFIVPVVLGYILIQYTIEEVAKPYGGYPVSALITFGYAFMVLLLVAGFVLQRGSWKGLSPDQDN, from the coding sequence ATGGAGCAAAAAGAACAATGGGGCTCACGATGGGGATTTATCCTAGCTGCTGTTGGTTCAGCGGTTGGTTTAGGAAACATTTGGCGCTATCCGTATGTCGCTTATGAAAATGGTGGGGGAGCATTTCTAGTCCCATATTTGATTGCACTATTCACCGCCGGAATTCCAATCTTGCTCTTGGAATATGCAATCGGTCATAAAGGGAGAGGTTCTACGCCTCAATCGTTGGCAAAATTGTCTAATAAATTTGAATGGTTAGGCTGGTGGCAAGTACTCGTTTCTTTTGTCATCGTCACTTATTATATGGTCATTATCGGCTGGGCTGCTAGTTATGCTTATTTCTCCATTGGAACGCAATGGGGCAATGATACAGAAGACTTTTTTATGAACCAATTCCTCCATATCAGTGACGACGTTTGGAGCTTTGGTGGAATTCAATGGAATGTACTACTTCCCGTAGTAATCATTTGGGTACTGGCTTACTTTATCATGCGTCGTGGGATCCAAAAGGGAATCGAAGTTGCTAGCCGCATCTTACTTCCAATTCTCGTGCTTATGATGGTTTTAATCACAGTTCGTGCTGTTACGCTACCAGGTGCTACAGAAGGGCTGGACGTGTTACTAACTCCGGACTTCAGTAAAATGCTAGATCCTAGTGTTTGGGCAGCAGCATATGGCCAAGTCTTCTTTTCTTTAAGTCTTGGTATGAGTATTATGATCACTTATGCTTCCTATTTGAAAAAAAATAGCGATTTGTCCAACAGTGGATTGATTGCTGCTTTTGCCAACAGCGGATTCGAGTTCTTATCAGCTATTGCCGTGTTTGGTGCTCTTGGCTTTTTAGCTGCGCAGCAGGGTGTTTCCGTAGATGAAGTAGTATCTCAAGGGATCGGTTTGGCATTTGTGGTCTTCCCTAATATTATTAATGCTTTTCCAGGATTTAACGCATTCTTTGGTATCATGTTCTTTGGGTGTTTAGTTTTCGCAGGATTTACGTCTGCTATATCCTTACTACAACCTGGTATTGCAGCATTCCAACAAAAATTTGGAATTAGCCATAAAGCAGCAATCAACTGGATTTGTGGACTTGGTTTCTTAGTAACGGTACTCTATACAACCAACAGTGGTTTGATGGTACTCGATATCGTGGATCACTTTATCAATATTTTCGGTATCTTATTCAGTGCTTTCATCTCCGTCATCCTAGTGGGCTGGTTTGCGAAACAATTACGACCATTACAAGATCATATCAATAGCGTGTCTGATATCCGAATTGGTTCTTGGTGGGTTGTGGTACTTCGCTTTATTGTTCCAGTAGTACTTGGCTATATTCTAATCCAATACACTATTGAAGAAGTGGCAAAACCATATGGAGGTTACCCTGTTAGCGCTTTGATCACCTTTGGTTATGCATTCATGGTTTTATTGTTAGTTGCCGGATTTGTATTACAAAGAGGTAGTTGGAAAGGGTTAAGCCCAGATCAAGATAACTAG
- a CDS encoding sulfite exporter TauE/SafE family protein, which yields MEDLSVQMIVFLVMAGFLASFVDSVVGGGGMISLPALLMTGMPPSLALGTNKLASSMGSFTSTISFLRSKKMDTKLVWKLFPLTFIGSACGAFVVRYLPSDMLRPLIIVLLILVTIYTIFKKDWGSENKYQDLTWKTGIFIVAASFGLGFYDGFFGPGTGSFLMFSFLMIGYSFLTAAANARLLNFASNLAAVIMFAYLDSIQYTYGIIMGISMIVGALVGTKVAIQSGTKYVKWLFVSVSVLLISKQCWDLLHG from the coding sequence ATGGAAGATTTGAGTGTTCAGATGATCGTATTTTTAGTAATGGCAGGATTTTTGGCTTCTTTTGTAGATTCCGTTGTAGGAGGAGGTGGAATGATCTCATTACCTGCTTTACTCATGACCGGAATGCCACCATCTCTTGCACTTGGAACAAATAAACTTGCAAGTAGTATGGGATCTTTCACCAGTACTATCTCCTTTTTACGATCAAAGAAGATGGATACCAAGTTGGTATGGAAGTTGTTTCCACTTACTTTTATTGGTTCGGCTTGTGGTGCCTTTGTGGTACGGTATCTTCCTTCTGACATGTTACGTCCGCTCATCATTGTGCTCTTGATTTTAGTGACGATCTATACCATTTTCAAAAAAGATTGGGGTTCAGAGAATAAATATCAAGATCTTACTTGGAAAACAGGTATCTTTATCGTAGCTGCTTCCTTTGGTCTTGGTTTTTATGATGGCTTCTTTGGACCTGGGACAGGCTCTTTTCTCATGTTTAGTTTTTTGATGATCGGCTACTCCTTCTTGACAGCGGCGGCCAATGCGCGCCTCTTGAACTTTGCTAGTAATTTAGCTGCTGTTATTATGTTTGCTTATCTTGATTCAATCCAATATACGTACGGAATTATTATGGGAATATCGATGATTGTGGGAGCACTGGTAGGTACCAAGGTTGCCATCCAAAGCGGTACCAAATATGTTAAATGGCTATTTGTGAGTGTTTCCGTCTTGTTAATCAGTAAGCAGTGTTGGGATCTTTTACATGGGTAA
- a CDS encoding cell wall hydrolase, whose amino-acid sequence MPVIRATSEEVKLLARLMRAEAEGEGDQAMLLVGNTSVNRVLEDCLDFKNIGTVTRMVFQSPGGYESVQLPYFYQAARGREIRLARKVINGWRADPAKYSLWFYRPTGNCPPTWYGQRNSGRYKSHCFFIPTPRDCPKVYRY is encoded by the coding sequence ATGCCAGTCATCCGTGCAACGAGTGAGGAAGTGAAGTTATTAGCTCGGCTTATGCGTGCAGAGGCAGAAGGAGAAGGAGATCAAGCGATGCTTCTGGTTGGAAACACCAGTGTAAACCGGGTACTAGAAGATTGCTTAGATTTTAAAAACATCGGAACGGTTACTAGAATGGTTTTCCAGAGTCCTGGTGGATATGAATCCGTTCAATTACCGTATTTTTATCAAGCGGCTCGAGGACGGGAGATCCGATTAGCTAGAAAAGTTATTAATGGTTGGCGCGCTGATCCAGCTAAATATTCTCTCTGGTTCTATCGTCCAACTGGAAACTGTCCACCTACTTGGTATGGACAGAGGAACAGTGGACGTTACAAAAGCCATTGTTTCTTCATTCCCACTCCAAGAGACTGCCCAAAAGTCTATCGATATTAA
- a CDS encoding spore coat protein GerQ: MYWYYPAQPQAQIRETQQQRPERMFSEDLLQRNLGRDITVYQTYENNNKWNAIVTRGRLKEVGRDFILITDKENGKDRLLFNIHVDYVVFD, encoded by the coding sequence ATGTATTGGTATTATCCGGCGCAACCGCAAGCCCAAATAAGAGAGACTCAGCAACAGCGACCTGAGAGGATGTTTTCGGAAGATTTGCTTCAACGAAACTTAGGACGCGACATCACGGTTTATCAAACATATGAGAATAACAATAAGTGGAATGCCATTGTTACCAGAGGAAGGTTAAAAGAGGTAGGACGCGATTTTATCTTAATTACAGACAAAGAAAATGGTAAAGATCGTTTGCTATTTAATATTCACGTCGATTATGTGGTCTTTGACTAA